Proteins from one Setaria italica strain Yugu1 chromosome V, Setaria_italica_v2.0, whole genome shotgun sequence genomic window:
- the LOC101782298 gene encoding bifunctional phosphatase IMPL2, chloroplastic, protein MLSSSSTTLPPASPLPGPASANPNPRSRLLRLPAASSAPSAVVRARGRPPMGSVRASVAAGAGGPGAAAVGEVATEQLVEVAQRAADAAGEVLRKYFRQRVEIIDKEDNSPVTIADREAEEAMVSVILKSFPTHAIFGEENGWRCVENSADYVWVLDPIDGTKSFITGKPLFGTLIALLHNGKPVIGVIDQPILRERWIGVDGKQTTLNGQEISVRSCNSLAQVYLYTTSPHLFEGDAEDAFIRVRDKVKVPLYGCDCYAYALLASGFVDLVVESGLKPYDFLSLVPVIEGAGGSITDWRGGKLYWPVTADSRPTSFNVVAAGDARVHKQALDALQWR, encoded by the exons AtgctctcctcttcctccaccacccTCCCGCCCGCCTCGCCCCTCCCCGGCCCCGCCTCCGCGAACCCTAACCCccgctcccgcctcctccggctcccCGCCGCCTCGTCCGCGCCGTCCGCggtcgtgcgcgcgcgcgggcgccccCCGATGGGGTCGGTCAGGGCTTCGGTCGCCGCTGGGGCGGGCGgcccgggagcggcggcggtgggggaggtggCAACGGAGCAGCTGGTGGAGGtggcgcagcgggcggcggacgcggcgggggaggtgcTCAGGAAGTACTTCCGCCAGCGGGTCGAGATCATCGATAAGGAGGACAATA GTCCTGTTACAATTGCAGATAGAGAAGCGGAAGAAGCAATGGTGTCAGTTATACTGAAGAGCTTCCCTACACATGCCAT TTTTGGTGAGGAGAATGGTTGGAGATGCGTGGAGAATTCTGCTGATTATGTTTGGGTTTTGGACCCTATAGATGGAACGAAAAGTTTCATAACTG GCAAGCCTCTTTTTGGTACGCTTATAGCACTTCTGCACAACGGGAAGCCG GTTATTGGTGTAATTGATCAGCCAATCTTGCGAGAAAGATGGATTGGAGTGGATGGGAAACAAACAACTTTGAATGGACAAGAAATATCTGTTCGCTCTTGTAATTCACTAGCACAAGTATACTT ATATACGACTAGCCCACATCTCTTTGAAGGAGATGCTGAAGATGCATTCATTCGTGTAAGAGATAAG GTGAAAGTCCCACTTTATGGTTGTGATTGCTATGCCTATGCTCTTCTGGCTTCTGGTTTTGTGGATCTTGTTGTTGAATCGGGTTTGAAG CCATACGATTTCCTCTCCCTTGTACCTGTCATTGAAGGAGCTGGAGGGTCAATAACTGATTGGAGGGGTGGCAAGCTCTATTGGCCTGTCACGGCAGACTCACGGCCCACAA GTTTCAACGTGGTAGCAGCTGGAGATGCCCGTGTCCACAAACAGGCTCTTGATGCGCTGCAGTGGCGCTAG
- the LOC101782702 gene encoding uncharacterized protein LOC101782702, protein MALVLYNKNHPDEQYQFIKVRLNEVYSFIEYRLQDPHHTHMNFMALDVKTGLEKTFFAELCMFNDVDDGNSGFVATACEIVDGNSAGGRRINHTFKDGKFPPDYYDGDNCYASAERIKHPPGAVYRAGHDVLGYGFNEEGSLVE, encoded by the exons ATGGCGTTGGTTCTCTACAACAAAAATCATCCA GATGAGCAATACCAGTTTATAAAAGTGCGCCTCAACGAAGTTTACAGCTTCATCGAGTATAGGCTGCAGGATCCTCACCATACGCACATGAACTTCATGGCTCTGGACGTGAAGACAGGCTTGGAGAAGACCTTCTTTGCTGAGTTGTGTATGTTTAATGACGTTGATGACGGCAACAGTGGATTTGTCGCTACTGCCTGTGAAATTGTTGATGGTAACTCTGCAG GTGGCCGGAGAATCAACCATACCTTCAAAGATGGGAAATTCCCACCAGACTATTATGACGGTGATAACTGCTACGCGTCTGCGGAGAGAATAAAGCACCCTCCTGGGGCGGTCTATAGAGCTGGGCATGATGTCCTTGGCTATGGTTTCAATGAGGAGGGAAGCTTAGTTGAGTGA
- the LOC101783125 gene encoding NAC domain-containing protein 74, translating into MEALRNMKLPPGFGFYPSDTELVGHYLKRKIHGQKIEHDLIPEVDIYKHEPWDLPAKCNFPIEDNKWHFFASRDRKYPTGSRSNRATVAGYWKSTGKDRAIKLNKKTLGTKKTLVFHEGRPPSGRRTEWIMHEYYIDEKECQVSPDMKDAFVLCRVTKRNDWALDNDNEVGNGNEVGNMNPHPHPQQPNGAATLVVSAVKPEDTADSVICAEEPNHVATPVGSAQLSNDVAIAGITADTASPNSSNELEAWLEELLDHSPSFNPIPDTGSALPSLTEQHAESSNPGSVVPKIGPDHASPMNDGTDATDYLFPEDLPEDLYSMLYPGNDDFSNSILVEPAGHAATNQTYCLMGGSPFALPNNSEEGIPKDGLQLDQENNNPNLSNGNSDTGIIIRGHRATASSANISPGFGRIKMQVGINKMVSSNSESINQTMKFADNSGRRLDLTTSVECQKKHANDATSVKQSDATKPIEGHGNQGYLRGIRNGFRCSSAGFNVHILFAIFLIGVAAAVALHYHRSGASL; encoded by the exons ATGGAAGCCCTACGTAATATGAAACTGCCCCCAGGATTTGGATTCTATCCTTCGGATACTGAACTTGTTGGTCACTATCTGAAGAGAAAAATACATGGCCAGAAAATCGAACATGATCTTATACCAGAGGTGGATATATACAAGCATGAACCATGGGATTTACCTG CAAAGTGCAATTTTCCAATCGAGGACAACAAGTGGCATTTCTTTGCCTCTCGTGATAGGAAGTACCCTACTGGTTCTAGGTCAAACAGGGCAACAGTCGCTGGTTACTGGAAATCAACTGGGAAGGACCGAGCCATAAAGCTGAACAAAAAAACTCTAGGAACAAAGAAGACTTTAGTTTTTCATGAAGGCCGGCCTCCCTCTGGCAGACGCACTGAGTGGATTATGCATGAGTACTACATAGATGAGAAGGAATGTCAAGTCAGCCCTGATATGAAG GATGCCTTTGTTCTCTGTCGTGTTACTAAAAGAAATGACTGGGCATTGGATAATGATAATGAGGTGGGCAATGGTAATGAGGTGGGCAACATGAaccctcatcctcatcctcaacaACCCAATGGTGCTGCTACATTAGTTGTCAGTGCTGTAAAGCCAGAAGATACTGCTGACTCAGTCATCTGTGCAGAAGAACCGAATCATGTTGCTACACCAGTTGGCAGTGCTCAACTATCAAATGATGTTGCTATTGCAGGTATTACTGCTGATACAGCATCTCCAAACAGCAGTAATGAACTGGAAGCATGGCTGGAAGAACTGTTGGACCATTCACCCTCATTTAACCCTATACCTGATACTGGTTCTGCCCTCCCATCTCTGACTGAACAACATGCTGAATCATCG AATCCTGGTTCTGTGGTTCCTAAGATTGGACCAGACCATGCCAGCCCAATGAATGATGGGACAGATGCCACAGACTACCTATTCCCTGAGGATCTTCCTGAGGATCTTTACAGTATGTTGTATCCTGGTAATGATGACTTCAGTAATAGTATATTGGTTGAGCCAGCTGGCCATGCAGCCACCAACCAGACTTACTGCTTGATGGGGGGAAGTCCCTTTGCTCTTCCAAACAACTCTGAGGAAGGAATTCCAAAGGATGGATTGCAGTTAGACCAGGAAAATAACAACCCGAATCTGTCGAATGGAAACAGTGACACTGGAATTATAATACGAGGGCATAGGGCAACAGCATCTTCTGCTAACATTTCACCAGGATTTGGCAGGATTAAAATGCAGGTTGGAATTAATAAGATGGTTTCAAGTAATTCTGAATCCATCAACCAGACTATGAAGTTTGCAGATAACAGTGGTCGTCGTCTTGATCTCACGACTAGTGTTGAGTGCCAGAAGAAACATGCAAATGATGCCACTTCTGTCAAGCAGTCTGATGCAACCAAGCCAATTGAAGGTCATGGCAATCAAGGATATCTCAGGGGCATAAGGAATGGATTCAGATGTTCATCAGCTGGATTCAATGTACACATACTTTTCGCCATTTTCTTGATTGGAGTTGCTGCTGCTGTAGCACTGCATTACCACCGCTCAGGTGCCAGCCTATAA